CCTCAGGTTGGCATTGGTATTGGCATAGCAAACAACTTTTCAGTTGGGATAAAAATTTCTTCCCCGTGCCGGAACTTGGACCCTTGTTTACAAAAATTGAAGATATGAATGAACAAAAACATAATAAGAGTTCAGATACCAAGTAGAGTTCAAATTGAAGAGACAAAGATTTTCAATTAAGTTAAGGCACCTTGTTGCAGATATTGAACATGCACCGATTAAGAGTTTGTAATGTATCGACCTCATATATAATAACATCGAGCCTCCCATGAAGCAAATGTGACATTATGTTATTCTATCTTTCTCCCTATATGTGCTGTGAAAAGAAGTGTTATATATAGGTTTAAGTTTATACAACACATCCATTTTATGCAGCAGATTTTATGGAATATTAACTAGAATCAATGGCATGAAAATGGGAAACTTCATGTAGTAATTAAGTGCTCTTACATGGAAATGCATAAAGGTTCGAAGGGAAAATGCTGATGACGGTAGCGTCCTTATGAATTATGATGAAGGCCTTGATTTGAAATGGAACATTTATAACTGTAGATGGGGGAAGAAGAGGGAGAATCTGATCCATATTTTGTCTTGAATCTCAAGCAAGAGATGTATAAACATAAATTTCAAAGAGAGATTCTTTTGTGCTCTTCCCAAGTTTGAATCAGTTCCCCCCCTAACTTGCAAGCAAGAGATGTTATTAAGCTAGAGAAGCCTAAGTTTCTATTTCAGTTTTGTTCATGCCTAAAAAGTCTTACTATGTTTCTGCTTTATAAGGATGACAACTATGAAGGAAGAGATATTTGTATGGAGAATATTAATTAGAACTAGAATcattattaattgttaaaatCATTTGAAGGAATGCTTTAGCACACTGTTTTGACAAGGCATGCTGGCCTAATTTCTCCATTACACTTGGTATTGGCAATAATTCTCAGTggttaattataatttttaactgCTACTTTAACAGACATAGGCAACACATGGTTTTTTTTCAACGGGAATCCAATTCATAGATTAATCAATAGAACGAGATACATCAGAAACCAAAAGAGAGCTAATATCTCTGGAGGATAATCCTCAATGCAAACTCCACTTGGGTACTAAAGGCTAGTGATTGGAAGCTAATTCATATTAAAGATAAACATTAAGAAATCTAAAATCTAAACTAAGAAAAGATAAGAACAAGATAGAAAAGAAAGACTTGATCAATTTTCTTGTTATCCAtttcaacaacaaaagataCAATTTATAGGTAAAGGTTAATTCTCCAGATGACCAATAAGTGACATCATCCTAACAGAGGGTATATACTATAAGCTTGTAGTAGATGGCTCATACCGATGAGCTTATAGATATTGGACCTTATGGACATTGGGTCTCATGAAGTTTGTCTTTTTAGTGTTTATAGTTTTATTAATCTAGTTTTAGTTTTCATACTCTTATTAGATGTCAAACTTCTAGTATATTCCCTTTATTAGGATGATGTCACTTGTTGGTCATCTAGAAAATTAAGCTTTAGCTATAAATTGTATCTTTTGCTGTTGAAATGGATAATAAGAAAATTGAcaaagttttattttatcttcttttcttagttttcttttgattttcttccttTAATTTTACTTGATAGAGTTTCTCTCTACCAGCTTGACACTTAATAAGAGTATGAAAACTAAAGCTAGATTCATAAAACTATAAacaataaaaagataaattgcataagGCCCAATGTCCATAAGTTCCAATATCTATAAGCCCATCAAAATGAGCTTTTTATTAGCTAGCTTTGGCAAATAATTAGCTACATAATTACCTACTATAGGAACAAACTTCAACAGAAATGACTCAAAATAGGCATAATCCTTGAGATAGTCATGAATTACTGCATCCATATAGGAAGAATTTAGTGTAGCTTTCCACAAGCACATATGGTTGTTAATTAGGAAAATATGGGTGAACCGCCAAATAGTAGTGACATCCATCAATACTCACTTTTACAACAGTTTTTTACCATTACGAAAAATGGATGTGGGTGATTCACGTAACATGgttgttgtttttttataaaaattggAGGACACGGTTATTATTCCGATAGAAGTTATAGGGGGGAGCAATTTTTCAGACTACTACACTAACCGTTGATTCAAGATCATcagttaaaaaataattatatcgAGAAAAAACAATGGATGATGGATCAGACATGAACTACTTAAAAAATCAACTTATAATTATAATCTCCCCGTTattcttcctttcccaaaattTCTAATTCTAATTACATTTTCTATTTCAAGTTTGGTTTCAATAAAATTCCTGCCAATTTTTATTGTATCTGAGTTTTAATAACGAATTAGTcacttataaaattaaatatttaaaaatggaTGTCGTCATCATTCGGAAAATAGTTGCATGTTCCTCCTAACATATGTTTTTCCATACTTTCAAAATTATGTTTTCATCTTTACGAGAGTTTAATTTCCCTCGCACTAAACTCATTTCCCTCCCACAAACCAACACTTTGTTAGTGGTAGGATATCATTACAaatctttaaaatgttatttgttagtattttatttttcactcGGTATTACAATTTTGTTAGGCATCAATGAGTTGAAGcccaataaacaaaaaaaaactatcagaaCAACCCAATACTCTGACCAACAAAAAAgaccaaaaatataaaaaaaaaactaagataaGTATGCAAATAACAAAGGTATATCATCAAATGGGGATGTAGCTCAGATGGTAGAGCGCTCGCTTAGCATGCGAGAGGTACGGGGATCGATACCCCGCATCTCcactttattattttattttttacgaACGAAATTCTTTCTGGGCCATAAAAATTTGGAATAGCCCAACACAATAATTAATAGAATCTCAGGCATAGAAGCCCATTTCGTTAAAAATACATTTCAGCcgaataaaaatatatataaattcaATGTTACTCTAAATTTGGCCCAAACTTATACATAATAGTTCACATTTTCTTTTTGCTAAACACATAATAGTTGAATATCAATGCACTTAAACATGAAAGAAAACTATTCTATCAagcaaattttgaatttttatacaatgttttatttcaaaaaatatttatacaaaTAACTCAAATCTATTTAAAACTATTATATTCTTTATATTTAGCAAGTAAAACGATATCAAGAGAATTAGTCTTCAAAATATAGTAAGAGTTTTCtttttgaaagagaaaatatagtAAGAGTATTCATTACGAATAGAGCAGAATTTcaagtttatttttatttttatttttggccATCACATAATTTCGAGTTTATATTCACAATGTGTTAGTTAAGTTGTAAGAATTGGAGGAAGGTAATCAGATTTTGCACCAAGAATACGAGCCTTGGTGTCAGGAAAAAATTCATGTCCTGGCGGTGTCGTTATGGTTCCATCTTCAGCAATTTCTACAGGATATCGTAAAATGTGAACCGATGCTACACTTTCATCAACCGTGTCCTTCGTGTATAATTCCCAATTCGTCTCAGCAATGCGATTCACTAGTTTCACACATTCCTCACTCTCAGGCTCGTCGAACACATCGTGAGCATACCCAATATGCTCGTACCACAATGCTCGCCGAAACCCGTAAATCTGGCCTTGTGGCCTTTGTGGACCGTTTGATGCTAGATGATGCGGTTGGAATGCTCCCATTGCTATCTCTGTATCTCTTCCACCATCCATTGATCTTTGGTTGATGTTGGCGGAACCGATGATGATGTATTCATCATCCACTGAAACAACAAAGCAATTCACCAATGTTAGGGTTCAATTAATGCTCAACTTGACATTAGCGATATAAGTGAAAattattttgagtttattttgaTTAACTTATGTTAGAACTCATAAATTAGTCTACctctaaattattatttttgtcaATGCAGAGCTTCAAGACACTCTTCGGTAGGATTAGAATAAACTTTGATACTATTTTAGAATTCAGGTACAAATTTACCCTAAATTTAGTTTAAATATTAGGATTCTTATActttttatgagaattacatTAGCCATGTGTATAATTAACATAGGACTAACTTTTTTTAGCTAAATTTATGTCTAAGAGTGTGTTTGATTATCTCTTTGAGTAATCTTGCTTACATTCCCTtaacaagaaagtgaaaataCTAATTTATGGGTTTTGGACTCACATGTGTGCTTATAAATAATGTGTACTAACTTATGGGTTTTGGACTCACATGTGTGCTTATATTTAATCAAAACTAGGAAACTACATATCCCTAATTTGCATGAAATTAAATACACTTAATTTGTACGAGCAAGAACATATGATTTATAGAAGTAATGATCTCTTACCTATCATCATCTTGGAATGAACATAGATCATGAACCTCCTAGCATTTTGTGCTCTTCGGTAGTCACTGTCAGGCTCTGGTTCCTCTGGAGGAGTGTATTCTCCTTCTATCTTACTCTCCCTCTTGCCAAGGCAAAAGAATGTCAAATAATCTCTGGGGTGTGCTTCAATATTCTTCTTCTTGATGGCATCAGCAATGTCAGAATACATCATCTCCATGGTCCTCCTTTGCCAATCTAGTATTGCCTGAACTGAAGCACTTTCAGGCATACCTTCTGGCCACATTGGGATCACTACATACACAACAAACCTTTCCCCTGCTTCAATCTTGCTCACAATCTTCAATGACAACTCCTTTGGTATCAGATGCAAAGCATTGATATCCTCAACTTTGATATCAGAACTTTTCCAACCATATGAACTCCCTAGGAAATATTGATTTTCAATGTAGATGAATTTCTTTGCTCGTCGAATAGCATTTATGTATGCATCCTGAATGCTTCTGTCAATGACATTATCCTTGCCACTAATGAGGCCGAATTCAGCAACTTCATCTGGGGCTTGGGGGAAGCTAGAAACAGCACCCCCATCAATGGATCTGAACAACTGAACACTCCATGTGTCCTTATCCTCTTCTGATACCATTGCATCAGATGGATGCACCAGAAATCGATCAAGCTCATCAATTGACATCAAGAATTGCTTCCCCACTTGCTTTTCCCACCTTTGCTCAAAATTGAACAACACATCCCATGCAATAGGCCCTTCCAGCTTGCAATGAATGTCATGCCATGGCTCTCTTGGACCACCTTTCTTAATGGAAGCTCCTGGGAAATTTGGTTGATGGAAATCAGCATGATGGACTGTGTTCAGAGTTGAGAACAAAGGATGTTCACGGGTATCATATCTCCCATCACAAAGATCAAGTCCACCTATAAAACTTGTCACACTTCGCTTCTCTAATCCTGTAACTTGACTGTCAAGAACTATAGTCTTTTGGTGATGAGTGAACATTGTTGAGATTTGAAGACCTTGAACAATGCTTCTTCCATTATCTGGGTTACGTGGGCACAACACACAATGAACCTTTGTGTTCCTAAAGTACTGTGCAGTTTCCTGATCATGGGTTGCCATCAAGCCATCTTTCTTGAAATCTGGAACAGAGGTTCTGTCATCCCAAACAAGCATGAGAACATTAACACCACCATCAGCTTTCATTTTGAGAAGTTCCCCAAGGGTGATGACGCTTTCTGAACCTAAATTCTTTGGGTCTCTAACCAAGTTTATTTCAGTGTAAACTGACCACCCTGCTATGTAAATAAAGTGCTTAGCATCCATGATTGCACTGTAAATGTCCTCCCAACATCTTGCAGGCACGTAATATTTTGTTCCTGATATAGGAATCCATGGGGTGGAACCATCAGGGACATGGGCATCTTGGTACAAAGTGAGACTGCAACCTTGTCTTTGGTTGAAAAATGTACGAGGAACACCTGAAAATGGCACATGTATTCCTTGGGACCATAGACATGCATTGTCCTCGGTGACACTAGAGAATTGCACACTGACACGAATTTTGGAGCCACCAGGGACAGGGCGATGATCTTCTTCATCTAGTATCTCAACCCATCTGTTAATTATAGGGGTCTTGATGACTTGCTCAACAGGGATGTAAGCTCTTCCAATTAGAGTTGCTCCAATTGGATTATCATCTTTTACAGTGAATATAATGTTTGAGATATGATGAGCACAATATATTTCAAAGCTCTCCTTCCACTTGGGGTTGGAGGGTTGGTTTCCTATCATTCTGGTCCTTCTAACCCTTGCTTTGTCTAAATCCACTGTTGCATATAGTCTTGTACCAACAATCTTCATGAAGTTTGTACATGTTATGActaataagaatttttttttcacatatgTTTATGTATAGAAAATGAAGCATGTTTCCTgcaaaagtgaaaaaaattgaAGTGCAGAAAGGTGGAAAAGTTAGTTAACATACCTCAGGTCGGCACAGCAGACAACCCTTAACTTGGGCTAGAAGTCTCTTCCCCTTTTGTGTTGTGCCctttactcaaaaaaaaaaaaatagaagaaaatgaaaaggcaGATTGAAAAGAGCGTTAATTTCTCTTCAAATTAAAACGTAAGGGATGCAATAAAGCATTTGAGTGCATATTTGGATACACaatgaaaaactaaaataagGTAAACTAAAAATTATggtaaacaacaacaaaagctaAAAGAAGTTGCTTCTATCTACCATGATTTTGACTCTCCGTGTTTTTCTATTGTGTATCTAATATCCACACATGCAATGTTGCAAAGAAATAATGTGAAATAAGTTGGATTTTTATGAAAGTATATATTTTTGGATAAGTTTACTTGAAGAGTGGTTTTTCTAAGTAATATAATGACTAACTTTGAAATCACACAAATAATTAACCCATAGGTAAAGCAATTATAAAGTCAAATACGAGTATATTCTTTCATTATATATTTATggcttaatttaatttttggtCCTTTTAGTTTAGACCGTGTGAATTTGGTCTTGTACATTTTTTTGAGCTAATCAATTCtctttattttctaaaattaagCAAAGAAAaacttgaaagaaaaaaattaagcaaattTGGTCTCTCTCAATTTGCACATGCATAAAATCATTAAGTGCTCATTTTATTTCCAAATAATTTAGAGTTATGATGGATATGATGTATGATgtagttttaaaatttaaaagttaaaatttagTGAAATGTTATTAAAATTTTGAAGGATTTTTTAGTATATGGCATTATGATTTAAAGAGGTGTGAAATCgaggttttttttaattaatgttttgATTAGTGAGTTTTGATATGAATAAGGTATACAATGGTTATATTTTTTCGTATAAACATCTGGTACCGGTCACCCTCTTATTCAATGTGagaatatttttcttaaaaaacaaGATTGTAATGATTTTGAATAGAATAGTAATAGTAATGATAGAGTGACTTGATGTGCAATAATTAAAAAGTTGAGAAACTAAAGGGGACTAAAATTTGATATTCAGATAATTACAGAATCATCATTTTCAAACATATATCCTAATTTGAAAATCATCTTTAACTCCTTTAGTAATGTGTCAAGCACATCATTCCATTTCATCATTAAAAGTTTCTTTTGCTCCTTTTTTCCCTTAATGattgattgaacaagagagagatTTAATGGAGATACCTTCCGCAAGAATTCCAAATTACATCCAGCTTGCAGCCTATCAACTTCAAATATGGTTACCTTAAGCTTCCCATGTAGCAGCTGAGGCATTTTGTTGTGTTGCATTTTATATATACTTCTCCCCTGCATCCTATGCTATGATCAGTATCATAACAAATAATATTCCAATTTTCACAAAATGTAAAAGACTAATGG
This is a stretch of genomic DNA from Lotus japonicus ecotype B-129 chromosome 1, LjGifu_v1.2. It encodes these proteins:
- the LOC130727382 gene encoding phospholipase D alpha 1-like, whose amino-acid sequence is MQGRSIYKMQHNKMPQLLHGKLKVTIFEVDRLQAGCNLEFLRKGTTQKGKRLLAQVKGCLLCRPEIVGTRLYATVDLDKARVRRTRMIGNQPSNPKWKESFEIYCAHHISNIIFTVKDDNPIGATLIGRAYIPVEQVIKTPIINRWVEILDEEDHRPVPGGSKIRVSVQFSSVTEDNACLWSQGIHVPFSGVPRTFFNQRQGCSLTLYQDAHVPDGSTPWIPISGTKYYVPARCWEDIYSAIMDAKHFIYIAGWSVYTEINLVRDPKNLGSESVITLGELLKMKADGGVNVLMLVWDDRTSVPDFKKDGLMATHDQETAQYFRNTKVHCVLCPRNPDNGRSIVQGLQISTMFTHHQKTIVLDSQVTGLEKRSVTSFIGGLDLCDGRYDTREHPLFSTLNTVHHADFHQPNFPGASIKKGGPREPWHDIHCKLEGPIAWDVLFNFEQRWEKQVGKQFLMSIDELDRFLVHPSDAMVSEEDKDTWSVQLFRSIDGGAVSSFPQAPDEVAEFGLISGKDNVIDRSIQDAYINAIRRAKKFIYIENQYFLGSSYGWKSSDIKVEDINALHLIPKELSLKIVSKIEAGERFVVYVVIPMWPEGMPESASVQAILDWQRRTMEMMYSDIADAIKKKNIEAHPRDYLTFFCLGKRESKIEGEYTPPEEPEPDSDYRRAQNARRFMIYVHSKMMIVDDEYIIIGSANINQRSMDGGRDTEIAMGAFQPHHLASNGPQRPQGQIYGFRRALWYEHIGYAHDVFDEPESEECVKLVNRIAETNWELYTKDTVDESVASVHILRYPVEIAEDGTITTPPGHEFFPDTKARILGAKSDYLPPILTT